In one Drosophila pseudoobscura strain MV-25-SWS-2005 chromosome X, UCI_Dpse_MV25, whole genome shotgun sequence genomic region, the following are encoded:
- the rdgB gene encoding protein retinal degeneration B isoform X6: MLIKEYRIPLPLTVEEYRIAQLYMIAKKSREESHGEGSGVEIIINEPYKDGPGGNGQYTKKIYHVGNHLPGWIKSLLPKSALTVEEEAWNAYPYTRTRYTCPFVEKFSLDIETYYFPDNGYQENVFQLSGSDLRNRIVDVIDIVKDQLWGGDYVKEEDPKQFISEKTGRGPLADDWLEEYWREVKGKKQPTPRNMSLMTAYKICRVEFRYWGMQTKLEKFIHDVALRKMMLRAHRQAWAWQDEWYGLTIEDIRELERQTQLALAKKMGSGEECSDDSTSEAYTSTTATAAASTGGSERKKSAPAIPPIVTQQPPSAEASSDEEEGEDEDDDEDENDAIGAGVDLVGSTQGTATAKDRSRSQSIQMANKGKFGSKGALHSPVGSAHSFDLQVANWRMERLEVDSKSNSDEEFFDCLDTNETNSLAKWSSLELLGEGDDSPPPHGGPSSGGSVASGRGHAGGKQEDSIFNQDFLMRVASERGNKRQLRSSASVDRSHDSSPPGSPSTPSCPTTILMLVVHAGSVLDAASELTAKKSDVTTFRGSFEAVMRQHYPSLLTHVTIKMVPCPSICTDALGILSSLSPYSFDASPSAADIPNIADVPIGAIPLLAVASPEFHETVNKTVAAANIVYHEFLKSEEGHGFSGQIVMLGDSMGSLLAYEALCRSNGSQPGTAGSGASNSGGDAVAASSGSNAQPMNSRHSRLDDDERFIEADLDAKRLLVAPSPRRRRSSSSSDSRAVKLDFEVSDFFMFGSPLSVVLAARKLHDAKTALVRPNCHQVYNLFHPTDPIASRLEPLLSARFSILSPVNVPRYAKYPLGSGQPLHLLEVIQSHPQHFNDGNNILAGRRLSDASMQSTISGLIENVSLSTIHALQNKWWGTKRLDYALYCPEGLSNFPAHALPHLFHASYWESPDVIAFILRQIGKFEGIPFVGSNDDKDAASFHPGQPREKWIKKRTSVKLKNVAANHRANDVIVQEGREQRLNARFMYGPLDMITLHGEKVDVHIMKDPPAGEWTFLTTEMTDKNGRISYNIPDQLSLGYGIYPVKMVVRGDHTSVDCYMAVVPPLTECVVFSIDGSFTASMSVTGRDPKVRAGAVDVCRHWQELGYLLIYITGRPDMQQQRVVSWLSQHNFPHGLISFADGLSTDPLGHKTAYLNNLVQNHGISITAAYGSSKDITVYTNVGMRTDQIFIVGKVSKKLQSNAIVLSDGYAAHLSGLQAVGGSRPAKGNARMVIPRGCFNLPGQTANPRRRRLHEQATNEV, from the exons ATGTTGATTAAGGAGTACCGTATACCGCTGCCCCTCACCGTCGAGGAGTATCGGATTGCCCAACTGTACATGATAGCG aaaaagagtCGCGAGGAGAGCCATGGCGAGGGCAGCGGCGTTGAGATCATCATCAATGAACCCTATAAGGATGGTCCCGGCGGCAATGGTCAATATACGAAAAAGATATACCATGTGGGCAATCATTTGCCGGGCTGGATCAAGA GTCTCTTGCCGAAAAGTGCTCTGACCGTTGAGGAGGAGGCATGGAACGCATATCCGTATACAAGGACACGCTACACCTGCCCCTTTGTGGAGAAGTTCTCGCTGGACATTGAGACGTACTATTTCCCAGACAATGGCTATCAGGAGAATGTCTTTCAGCTGTCGGGCAGCGATCTACGCAATCGTATTGTCG atgTAATCGATATTGTCAAGGATCAGCTATGGGGCGGCGATTACGTGAAGGAAGAGGACCCCAAACAATTTATATCGGAAAAGACGGGACGTGGCCCGTTAGCCGATGACTGGCTGGAGGAGTATTGGCGCGAGGTCAAGGGCAAAAAGCAGCCAACGCCGCGGAACATGTCCCTGATGACGGCCTATAAGATTTGTCGCGTTGAATTCCGATATTGGGGCATGCAAACGAAGCTGGAGAAGTTCATACACGATGTGGCATTGCGCAAAATGATGCTGCGGGCGCATCGTCAGGCCTGGGCATGGCAGGATGAATGGTATGGCCTTACCATCGAGGATATACGCGAGCTGGAGCGTCAGACACAGCTGGCACTAGCCAAGAAAATGGGCAGCGGTGAAGAGTGTAGCGATG ATAGCACCTCCGAGGCGTACACTAGCACGACGGCCACGGCTGCCGCCTCTACAGGTGGCAGCGAACGAAAGAAATCGGCGCCGGCCATACCGCCAATAGTCACCCAACAGCCGCCCAGTGCCGAGGCCAGctccgacgaggaggagggcgaggacgaagacgacgatgaggatgagaaCGATGCCATTGGCGCTGGTGTGGATCTGGTTGGCAGCACACAGGGCACCGCCACCGCAAAAGATCGCTCCCGATCGCAGAGCATACAGATGGCCAACAAGGGGAAATTTGGCTCAAAGGGTGCCCTGCACTCGCCCGTGGGCTCGGCGCACAGCTTTGATCTGCAG GTGGCTAACTGGCGCATGGAACGACTGGAAGTGGACTCCAAGTCGAATTCTGATGAGGAGTTCTTTGATTGTTTAG ACACCAATGAGACGAACTCTCTGGCCAAGTGGAGCTCCCTGGAGCTGCTGGGTGAGGGCGACGACAGTCCACCGCCCCATGGGGGCCCCTCCAGCGGTGGCTCTGTGGCGAGCGGTCGCGGCCACGCCGGCGGCAAGCAGGAGGATAGCATTTTCAATCAGGACTTTCTAATGCGCGTCGCCTCGGAGCGGGGCAACAAGCGACAGCTGCGCTCCTCGGCCAGTGTGGACCGCAGCCATGATTCGTCGCCGCCAGGATCGCCGAGCACCCCATCTTGTCCGACCACCATACTGATGTTGGTCGTTCACGCCGGCAGTGTGCTGGACGCCGCCAGTGAGCTAACGGCCAAGAAGTCAGATGTCACCACATTCCGTGGCTCGTTCGAGGCCGTCATGCGGCAGCATTATCCCAGCTTGCTGACACATGTGACGATCAAAATGGTGCCCTGTCCGTCGATATGCACCGATGCTTTGGGGATACTCTCCAGCCTCAGTCCATACTCGTTCGATGCCTCGCCCTCGGCGGCGGATATACCGAACATAGCCGATGTACCCATAGGAGCCATACCCCTGCTGGCTGTGGCCTCACCCGAGTTCCACGAGACCGTCAACAAGACGGTGGCAGCGGCCAATATTGTGTACCATGAGTTTTTGAAATCGGAAGAGGGACATGGCTTCTCCGGGCAGATTGTAATGCTCGGCGACTCCATGGGCTCTCTGCTGGCATACGAGGCTTTGTGCCGGTCCAACGGCAGTCAGCCGGGCACCGCTGGATCTGGGGCCTCGAACTCTGGCGGCGATGCTGTTgccgccagcagcggcagcaatgcCCAGCCGATGAACAGCCGACACTCGCGACTGGACGACGATGAGCGCTTCATTGAGGCCGATCTGGATGCCAAACGTCTGCTGGTGGCCCCCTCGCCGCGTCGTCGTCGCTCCAGTTCGTCGAGTGACTCGCGGGCCGTCAAGCTTGACTTCGAGGTCAGTGACTTTTTCATGTTCGGCTCGCCGCTGTCCGTTGTCTTGGCCGCCCGCAAGTTGCACGATGCCAAGACGGCACTGGTGCGTCCGAACTGCCATCAAGTGTACAATTTGTTCCATCCAACCGATCCGATTGCCTCGCGGCTGGAGCCGCTGCTTAGTGCACGCTTCTCCATACTGTCGCCGGTGAATGTTCCACGTTATGCCAAATATCCACTGGGAAGTGGCCAGCCATTGCATTTAT TGGAGGTTATTCAATCTCATCCGCAGCACTTTAACGATGGCAACAACATACTGGCCGGACGTCGCCTCTCGGATGCCTCCATGCAGAGCACGATTTCGGGACTAATTGAGAATGTCTCTCTCAGTACAATTCATGCCC TTCAAAACAAATGGTGGGGCACCAAGCGCCTGGACTATGCCCTGTACTGCCCCGAGGGGCTGAGCAACTTCCCCGCCCATGCATTGCCGCATTTGTTCCATGCCAGCTACTGGGAGAGCCCCGATGTGATTGCGTTTATACTGCGACAGATTGGCAAATTCGAGGGCATACCGTTTGTGGGATCCAACGACGACAAGGATGCGGCCTCCTTCCATCCAGGGCAGCCGCGCGAAAAGTGGATCAAGAAGCGCACATCGGTGAAGCTGAAAAATGTGGCCGCCAATCATCGGGCCAACGATGTGATTGTCCAGGAGGGACGCGAGCAGCGTTTGAATGCCCGCTTCATGTATGGACCCCTCGACATGATCACGCTCCATGGCGAGAAGGTCGATGTGCATATTATGAAGGATCCGCCGGCGGGCGAGTGGACATTCCTCACCACCGAAATGACGGACAAAAACGGACGCATCTCGTACAACATACCCGATCAGCTGTCCCTCGGCTATGGGATATATCCGGTAAAGATGGTCGTCCGTGGCGACCATACATCGGTGGACTGCTACATGGCCGTGGTGCCACCACTCACCGAGTGCGTTGTCTTTAGCATTGATGGCTCCTTCACCGCCTCCATGTCGGTGACGGGCCGCGATCCCAAGGTGCGTGCCGGTGCCGTCGATGTCTGCCGCCATTGGCAGGAGCTGGGCTATCTGCTCATCTACATCACGGGGCGGCCGgatatgcagcagcagcgtgtcGTCTCTTGGCTGAGCCAGCACAATTTCCCCCACGGCTTGATCTCATTCGCGGACGGGCTGTCCACCGATCCGTTGGGCCACAAGACCGCGTATCTCAACAATCTGGTCCAGAATCATGGAATCTCAATTACGGCCGCCTACGGCAGCAGCAAGGATATTACTGTGTACACGAATGTGGGCATGCGTACCGATCAGATATTTATTGTCGGCAAG GTGAGCAAGAAGCTACAGTCGAACGCCATAGTCTTGAGCGATGGCTATGCGGCACATTTGTCCGGCCTTCAGGCTGTGGGCGGCTCGCGTCCGGCCAAAGGGAATGCCCGTATGGTCATACCCAGGGGATGCTTCAACCTGCCCGGCCAGACGGCCAATCCGCGACGCCGAAG GCTGCATGAACAAGCAACAAATGAAGTTTAA
- the rdgB gene encoding protein retinal degeneration B isoform X4, translating to MLIKEYRIPLPLTVEEYRIAQLYMIAKKSREESHGEGSGVEIIINEPYKDGPGGNGQYTKKIYHVGNHLPGWIKSLLPKSALTVEEEAWNAYPYTRTRYTCPFVEKFSLDIETYYFPDNGYQENVFQLSGSDLRNRIVDVIDIVKDQLWGGDYVKEEDPKQFISEKTGRGPLADDWLEEYWREVKGKKQPTPRNMSLMTAYKICRVEFRYWGMQTKLEKFIHDVALRKMMLRAHRQAWAWQDEWYGLTIEDIRELERQTQLALAKKMGSGEECSDDSTSEAYTSTTATAAASTGGSERKKSAPAIPPIVTQQPPSAEASSDEEEGEDEDDDEDENDAIGAGVDLVGSTQGTATAKDRSRSQSIQMANKGKFGSKGALHSPVGSAHSFDLQSKKPHAKTAPRRHVANWRMERLEVDSKSNSDEEFFDCLDTNETNSLAKWSSLELLGEGDDSPPPHGGPSSGGSVASGRGHAGGKQEDSIFNQDFLMRVASERGNKRQLRSSASVDRSHDSSPPGSPSTPSCPTTILMLVVHAGSVLDAASELTAKKSDVTTFRGSFEAVMRQHYPSLLTHVTIKMVPCPSICTDALGILSSLSPYSFDASPSAADIPNIADVPIGAIPLLAVASPEFHETVNKTVAAANIVYHEFLKSEEGHGFSGQIVMLGDSMGSLLAYEALCRSNGSQPGTAGSGASNSGGDAVAASSGSNAQPMNSRHSRLDDDERFIEADLDAKRLLVAPSPRRRRSSSSSDSRAVKLDFEVSDFFMFGSPLSVVLAARKLHDAKTALVRPNCHQVYNLFHPTDPIASRLEPLLSARFSILSPVNVPRYAKYPLGSGQPLHLLEVIQSHPQHFNDGNNILAGRRLSDASMQSTISGLIENVSLSTIHALQNKWWGTKRLDYALYCPEGLSNFPAHALPHLFHASYWESPDVIAFILRQIGKFEGIPFVGSNDDKDAASFHPGQPREKWIKKRTSVKLKNVAANHRANDVIVQEGREQRLNARFMYGPLDMITLHGEKVDVHIMKDPPAGEWTFLTTEMTDKNGRISYNIPDQLSLGYGIYPVKMVVRGDHTSVDCYMAVVPPLTECVVFSIDGSFTASMSVTGRDPKVRAGAVDVCRHWQELGYLLIYITGRPDMQQQRVVSWLSQHNFPHGLISFADGLSTDPLGHKTAYLNNLVQNHGISITAAYGSSKDITVYTNVGMRTDQIFIVGKVSKKLQSNAIVLSDGYAAHLSGLQAVGGSRPAKGNARMVIPRGCFNLPGQTANPRRRRLHEQATNEV from the exons ATGTTGATTAAGGAGTACCGTATACCGCTGCCCCTCACCGTCGAGGAGTATCGGATTGCCCAACTGTACATGATAGCG aaaaagagtCGCGAGGAGAGCCATGGCGAGGGCAGCGGCGTTGAGATCATCATCAATGAACCCTATAAGGATGGTCCCGGCGGCAATGGTCAATATACGAAAAAGATATACCATGTGGGCAATCATTTGCCGGGCTGGATCAAGA GTCTCTTGCCGAAAAGTGCTCTGACCGTTGAGGAGGAGGCATGGAACGCATATCCGTATACAAGGACACGCTACACCTGCCCCTTTGTGGAGAAGTTCTCGCTGGACATTGAGACGTACTATTTCCCAGACAATGGCTATCAGGAGAATGTCTTTCAGCTGTCGGGCAGCGATCTACGCAATCGTATTGTCG atgTAATCGATATTGTCAAGGATCAGCTATGGGGCGGCGATTACGTGAAGGAAGAGGACCCCAAACAATTTATATCGGAAAAGACGGGACGTGGCCCGTTAGCCGATGACTGGCTGGAGGAGTATTGGCGCGAGGTCAAGGGCAAAAAGCAGCCAACGCCGCGGAACATGTCCCTGATGACGGCCTATAAGATTTGTCGCGTTGAATTCCGATATTGGGGCATGCAAACGAAGCTGGAGAAGTTCATACACGATGTGGCATTGCGCAAAATGATGCTGCGGGCGCATCGTCAGGCCTGGGCATGGCAGGATGAATGGTATGGCCTTACCATCGAGGATATACGCGAGCTGGAGCGTCAGACACAGCTGGCACTAGCCAAGAAAATGGGCAGCGGTGAAGAGTGTAGCGATG ATAGCACCTCCGAGGCGTACACTAGCACGACGGCCACGGCTGCCGCCTCTACAGGTGGCAGCGAACGAAAGAAATCGGCGCCGGCCATACCGCCAATAGTCACCCAACAGCCGCCCAGTGCCGAGGCCAGctccgacgaggaggagggcgaggacgaagacgacgatgaggatgagaaCGATGCCATTGGCGCTGGTGTGGATCTGGTTGGCAGCACACAGGGCACCGCCACCGCAAAAGATCGCTCCCGATCGCAGAGCATACAGATGGCCAACAAGGGGAAATTTGGCTCAAAGGGTGCCCTGCACTCGCCCGTGGGCTCGGCGCACAGCTTTGATCTGCAG TCAAAAAAGCCGCATGCCAAGACAGCGCCTCGCAGACAT GTGGCTAACTGGCGCATGGAACGACTGGAAGTGGACTCCAAGTCGAATTCTGATGAGGAGTTCTTTGATTGTTTAG ACACCAATGAGACGAACTCTCTGGCCAAGTGGAGCTCCCTGGAGCTGCTGGGTGAGGGCGACGACAGTCCACCGCCCCATGGGGGCCCCTCCAGCGGTGGCTCTGTGGCGAGCGGTCGCGGCCACGCCGGCGGCAAGCAGGAGGATAGCATTTTCAATCAGGACTTTCTAATGCGCGTCGCCTCGGAGCGGGGCAACAAGCGACAGCTGCGCTCCTCGGCCAGTGTGGACCGCAGCCATGATTCGTCGCCGCCAGGATCGCCGAGCACCCCATCTTGTCCGACCACCATACTGATGTTGGTCGTTCACGCCGGCAGTGTGCTGGACGCCGCCAGTGAGCTAACGGCCAAGAAGTCAGATGTCACCACATTCCGTGGCTCGTTCGAGGCCGTCATGCGGCAGCATTATCCCAGCTTGCTGACACATGTGACGATCAAAATGGTGCCCTGTCCGTCGATATGCACCGATGCTTTGGGGATACTCTCCAGCCTCAGTCCATACTCGTTCGATGCCTCGCCCTCGGCGGCGGATATACCGAACATAGCCGATGTACCCATAGGAGCCATACCCCTGCTGGCTGTGGCCTCACCCGAGTTCCACGAGACCGTCAACAAGACGGTGGCAGCGGCCAATATTGTGTACCATGAGTTTTTGAAATCGGAAGAGGGACATGGCTTCTCCGGGCAGATTGTAATGCTCGGCGACTCCATGGGCTCTCTGCTGGCATACGAGGCTTTGTGCCGGTCCAACGGCAGTCAGCCGGGCACCGCTGGATCTGGGGCCTCGAACTCTGGCGGCGATGCTGTTgccgccagcagcggcagcaatgcCCAGCCGATGAACAGCCGACACTCGCGACTGGACGACGATGAGCGCTTCATTGAGGCCGATCTGGATGCCAAACGTCTGCTGGTGGCCCCCTCGCCGCGTCGTCGTCGCTCCAGTTCGTCGAGTGACTCGCGGGCCGTCAAGCTTGACTTCGAGGTCAGTGACTTTTTCATGTTCGGCTCGCCGCTGTCCGTTGTCTTGGCCGCCCGCAAGTTGCACGATGCCAAGACGGCACTGGTGCGTCCGAACTGCCATCAAGTGTACAATTTGTTCCATCCAACCGATCCGATTGCCTCGCGGCTGGAGCCGCTGCTTAGTGCACGCTTCTCCATACTGTCGCCGGTGAATGTTCCACGTTATGCCAAATATCCACTGGGAAGTGGCCAGCCATTGCATTTAT TGGAGGTTATTCAATCTCATCCGCAGCACTTTAACGATGGCAACAACATACTGGCCGGACGTCGCCTCTCGGATGCCTCCATGCAGAGCACGATTTCGGGACTAATTGAGAATGTCTCTCTCAGTACAATTCATGCCC TTCAAAACAAATGGTGGGGCACCAAGCGCCTGGACTATGCCCTGTACTGCCCCGAGGGGCTGAGCAACTTCCCCGCCCATGCATTGCCGCATTTGTTCCATGCCAGCTACTGGGAGAGCCCCGATGTGATTGCGTTTATACTGCGACAGATTGGCAAATTCGAGGGCATACCGTTTGTGGGATCCAACGACGACAAGGATGCGGCCTCCTTCCATCCAGGGCAGCCGCGCGAAAAGTGGATCAAGAAGCGCACATCGGTGAAGCTGAAAAATGTGGCCGCCAATCATCGGGCCAACGATGTGATTGTCCAGGAGGGACGCGAGCAGCGTTTGAATGCCCGCTTCATGTATGGACCCCTCGACATGATCACGCTCCATGGCGAGAAGGTCGATGTGCATATTATGAAGGATCCGCCGGCGGGCGAGTGGACATTCCTCACCACCGAAATGACGGACAAAAACGGACGCATCTCGTACAACATACCCGATCAGCTGTCCCTCGGCTATGGGATATATCCGGTAAAGATGGTCGTCCGTGGCGACCATACATCGGTGGACTGCTACATGGCCGTGGTGCCACCACTCACCGAGTGCGTTGTCTTTAGCATTGATGGCTCCTTCACCGCCTCCATGTCGGTGACGGGCCGCGATCCCAAGGTGCGTGCCGGTGCCGTCGATGTCTGCCGCCATTGGCAGGAGCTGGGCTATCTGCTCATCTACATCACGGGGCGGCCGgatatgcagcagcagcgtgtcGTCTCTTGGCTGAGCCAGCACAATTTCCCCCACGGCTTGATCTCATTCGCGGACGGGCTGTCCACCGATCCGTTGGGCCACAAGACCGCGTATCTCAACAATCTGGTCCAGAATCATGGAATCTCAATTACGGCCGCCTACGGCAGCAGCAAGGATATTACTGTGTACACGAATGTGGGCATGCGTACCGATCAGATATTTATTGTCGGCAAG GTGAGCAAGAAGCTACAGTCGAACGCCATAGTCTTGAGCGATGGCTATGCGGCACATTTGTCCGGCCTTCAGGCTGTGGGCGGCTCGCGTCCGGCCAAAGGGAATGCCCGTATGGTCATACCCAGGGGATGCTTCAACCTGCCCGGCCAGACGGCCAATCCGCGACGCCGAAG GCTGCATGAACAAGCAACAAATGAAGTTTAA